From Streptomyces sp. NBC_00370, a single genomic window includes:
- a CDS encoding ArsA family ATPase — protein MNLDSAAAPLEVDALLDDPATRIIVCCGSGGVGKTTTAAALGVRAAERGRKVVVLTIDPARRLAQSMGIDSLDNTPRQVKGVEGPGELHAMMLDMKRTFDEIVEAHADGERARSILENPFYQSLSAGFAGTQEYMAMEKLGQLRSRDEWDLIVVDTPPSRSALDFLDAPKRLGSFLDGKFIKLLMAPAKMGGRAGMKFLNVGMSMMTGTLGKLLGGQFLQDVQTFIAAMDTMFGGFRTRADATYRLLQAPGTAFLVVAAPERDALREAAYFVQRLAAEGMPLAGLVLNRVHGSGASRLSAERARAAAENLEEGGIVDQEAGNGLPGTATPLAGSSPETAAGAPETVSDSTEKSTSASSPTPDPDTPSVTTVEQLTAGLLRLHAERMQVLAREQRTRDRFTALHPEVAVVEVAALPGDVHDLTGLRTIGDRLAAGRTSRPGRTA, from the coding sequence ATGAACCTCGACTCCGCCGCTGCCCCGCTCGAAGTCGACGCGCTGCTCGACGACCCCGCCACCCGCATCATCGTGTGCTGCGGCTCGGGCGGCGTCGGCAAGACCACCACGGCCGCGGCCCTCGGCGTACGGGCGGCCGAGCGGGGCCGCAAGGTGGTCGTGCTGACCATCGACCCGGCCCGCAGGCTGGCGCAGTCGATGGGCATCGACTCCCTCGACAACACCCCGCGGCAGGTGAAGGGCGTCGAGGGCCCCGGCGAACTGCACGCGATGATGCTCGACATGAAGCGGACCTTCGACGAGATCGTCGAGGCGCACGCCGACGGCGAGCGGGCCCGCTCCATCCTGGAGAACCCCTTCTACCAGTCCCTGTCGGCCGGTTTCGCGGGCACGCAGGAGTACATGGCGATGGAGAAGCTGGGGCAGCTGCGGTCCCGCGACGAGTGGGACCTGATCGTCGTCGACACCCCGCCGTCGCGCTCCGCGCTGGACTTCCTGGACGCGCCGAAACGTCTCGGCTCGTTCCTGGACGGGAAGTTCATCAAGCTGCTGATGGCTCCGGCGAAGATGGGCGGCCGGGCCGGAATGAAGTTCCTGAACGTCGGGATGTCGATGATGACCGGCACCCTCGGGAAACTCCTCGGCGGCCAGTTCCTCCAGGACGTGCAGACGTTCATCGCCGCGATGGACACGATGTTCGGCGGCTTCCGGACGCGCGCCGACGCGACGTACCGACTGCTGCAGGCGCCGGGCACGGCGTTCCTGGTGGTCGCGGCCCCGGAGCGGGACGCGCTGCGCGAGGCGGCCTACTTCGTACAGCGGCTGGCTGCGGAGGGGATGCCGCTCGCCGGGCTCGTCCTCAACCGGGTGCACGGCAGCGGCGCTTCGCGGCTGTCGGCCGAGCGGGCGCGGGCGGCTGCGGAAAATCTTGAAGAGGGCGGCATTGTGGATCAGGAGGCCGGGAATGGTCTCCCTGGCACCGCCACACCTCTGGCCGGTTCTTCTCCCGAGACCGCCGCCGGAGCCCCCGAGACCGTGTCCGATTCAACCGAAAAAAGCACATCCGCGTCGTCGCCGACCCCCGATCCCGACACGCCTTCTGTCACAACTGTGGAACAGCTGACCGCCGGTTTGCTGCGGCTGCATGCCGAGCGCATGCAGGTTCTCGCACGCGAACAGCGCACGCGCGACCGCTTCACGGCGCTTCACCCGGAAGTCGCCGTGGTCGAAGTGGCCGCC